A genomic window from Blastocatellia bacterium includes:
- the ispF gene encoding 2-C-methyl-D-erythritol 2,4-cyclodiphosphate synthase: MSEAYRVGIGYDIHRLVPDRKLLLAGVRVPYTKGLLGHSDSDVLAHAVCDALLGAAALGDIGTHFPDNDPRWRGASSLDFLRHAVKLIGEKGYRVVNLDATVITELPKLKPYIPAMRQQLASVLEIAVESVSVKAKTNEGLDAVGRGEAMAAHAVVMIATR; this comes from the coding sequence ATGAGCGAAGCCTATCGCGTCGGCATCGGCTATGACATTCATCGCCTCGTACCAGACCGCAAGCTGCTGCTGGCAGGCGTGCGCGTGCCGTACACCAAAGGGCTGCTCGGCCATTCGGACTCGGACGTTCTGGCGCACGCGGTCTGCGACGCGCTGCTGGGCGCGGCGGCGCTCGGCGACATCGGCACGCATTTCCCCGACAACGACCCGCGCTGGCGCGGCGCGTCGAGCCTCGATTTTCTGCGCCACGCCGTCAAGCTCATCGGCGAGAAGGGCTACCGCGTCGTCAATCTTGACGCCACAGTGATCACCGAACTGCCCAAGCTCAAGCCCTACATTCCGGCCATGCGTCAGCAGTTGGCCAGTGTTTTAGAGATCGCTGTTGAGTCGGTCAGCGTCAAGGCGAAGACCAACGAAGGGCTTGACGCTGTCGGGCGCGGCGAAGCGATGGCGGCGCACGCAGTCGTCATGATCGCCACTCGCTGA